Genomic segment of Arthrobacter antioxidans:
GCGGCCAGTAGCGGATGCTTCCGGATGATGCCGCGGCAGCGGTCCCACGGGCCGCCTCGACGTCCTTTGCCGACTACCTGGGCGCGCACCATCCGGGAATGCTGCCGTCGAACCGGACGCTCGGTCCGGTCACGGCGACCTCCGACGCCTCCCATCTCGCACCGCACGCGACGACGATCGTGTCGCTCACGTTCCCGGGCGGGGTGCTCATGGCCGGGGATCGCCGGGCCACGATGGGCAATGTGATCGCCAGCCGCCACATCGAGAAGGTGTTCCCCGCGGACCACTCGTCGGTGCTCGGGATCGCCGGCAGCGCCGGCATCGGCGTGGATCTGGCGCGGCTCTTCCAGGTGGAGCTGGAGCACTACGAGAAGATCGAAGCGACCATGATGAGCCTGGACGGCAAGGCCAACCGCCTCGCCGCGATGGTCCGGCAGAACCTGCCGATGGCCATGCAGGGCCTCGCCGTCGTGCCGCTCTTCGCCGGCTTCGACACGGACCGGCATCTCGGGCGCCTCTTCTCGTTCGACGTCACGGGAGGCCGCTACGAGGAGCACGAACACCACTCCGTCGGATCCGGCTCGGTCTTCGCCCGTGGAGCCCTGAAGAAACTGTGGAATCCGCGCCTCGACGAGGCGTCCGCCGTCCGCGTGGCGGTCGAGGCCCTCTACGACGCGGCCGACGACGACTCCGCGACCGGCGGACCGGACACCGTGCGCGGCCTGTGGCCCGTGGTCTACGTCGTGGACGCCGCCGGCACGCGGCGCGTCCCGGAGCGTGACCTCGAAGCCGTGGCGCACACCATCATCGACGCCCGTTCCTCCGCGGGCCGGGAGGCATAGGCCATGACCCAGCAGTTCTACGTCTCGCCCGAGCAGCTGATGAAGGACCGCGCCGATTTCGCGCGCAAGGGCATCTCGCGCGGCCGATCGGTGGTGGTGATCAGCTGCCGGGACGGCATCGCCCTCGTCGCCCAGAACCCCTCGCCCTCCCTCCACAAGCTCGGCGAGATCTACGACCGCATCGCCTTCGCGGCGGTCGGCAAGTACAACGAGTTCGAGAGCCTCCGCCAGGCCGGGGTCCGCTACGCCGACGTCCGCGGGTACTCCTACGCGCGCGAGGACGTCACGGCGCGCGGCCTCGCCAGCGTCTATGCGCAGAGCCTGGGCGCCGTGTTCACGGCCGAGAGCAAGCCCTTCGAGGTGGAGCTCGTGGTCGCCGAGGTGGGCCGCTCCCAGGACACCGACCACCTCTACCGGCTCACCTTCGACGGCTCCATCGCCGACGAGGCCGGCTTCGTGGTCATGGGCGGTGCGGCCGACGCCGTCGTCGGAGCCCTCCGCGGCACCTGGTCCGCGGACGTAGGCCTGACCGACGGCGTCCGGGCCGCCGCCCGGGCCCTCGCGAGCGCCGCACCCCCCGCTGCCGACGGCGACCGGCCGGGGGCTCCCGCCCTCGACCCGTCCGTCCTCGAGGTCGCGTTCCTCGAACGCGACCCGGACACCCTGCGTGGCAGCCACCGCGCGTTCCGCCGGATCGGCGGACCCGAACTCGAGACCATGCTCCAGGGCGGACAGGACAGCTGATGGACCGGCGTATCTTCGGGGTCGAGACCGAGTTCGGCATCTCCTACTCAGGGCCCAATTCCCGCCCGCTGTCCCCCGAGGAGGTGGCCCGCTACCTCTTCCGCAAGGTCGTCAGCTGGGGCAGGTCCTCGAACGTCTTCCTGACGAACGGGTCCCGGCTCTACCTGGACGTCGGCTCCCACCCCGAATACGCGACGGCGGAGTGCGACGACCTCGCCCAGCTCGTCGCCCACGACCGCGCCGGAGAGCTGATCCTGGAGGACCTCGTCTCCGAGGCGCAGCGGAAGCTGGCGCAGGAGGGCTACGACGGGCGGATCTACCTCTTCAAGAACAACACGGACTCCGCGGGCAACTCCTACGGCAGCCACGAGAACTACCTGATCCCTCGCAAGCTCGAGTTCGCCCGGCTCGCCGACATCCTCATCCCGTTCCTCGTGACGCGGCAGCTGCTCGTCGGGGCCGGCAAGGTCCTGAAGACCCAGACCGGGTCCATCTACGCCTTCTCCCAGCGGGCGGACCACTTGTGGGAAGGGATCTCCTCCGCCACGACCCGCTCCCGGCCCATCATCAACACCAGGGACGAGCCGCACGCCGACGCCGAGCACTACCGCCGGCTGCACGTCATCGCCGGCGATTCCAACATGTCCGAGACCACCACGCTGCTCAAGATCGGCTCCGTGGACCTGCTGCTGCGCATGGTCGAGGCGGGTGAGCTCATGCGCGACTACCGCCTGGAGAACCCGATCCGCAGCATCCGCGAGATCTCCCACGACCTCACGGGCGGGCAGCTCCTCAAACTGGCGAACGGCCGCCACATGACCGCGCTCGAGATGCAGCGGGAGTATCTCGCGAAGGCGACGGCGTTCGTCCAGCAGCACGGCGCGCACAACCAGCACGTGCCTGCCATCCTGGACCTGTGGGAGCGGGTCCTCGACGCGGTGGAGACGGGGAACACCGCGCACATCGACCGGGAGGTCGACTGGGCGATCAAGAAGAAGCTGATCGACCGGTACCTGGCACGATCCGGCGAGGACCTCGATTCGGCGAAGGCGGCCCAGCTCGACCTCACCTATCACGACATCTCCCGCACGCGCGGCCTGTTCTTCCTCCTCCAGGCCAGGGGGGAGGCCGCCCGCGTGATCGAGGAGACGGCGGTGAAGGAGGCGGTGGACGTGCCGCCCCAGACCACCCGGGCGCGGCTCCGCGGCGAGTTCGTGCGGCGCGCCAAGGAGGCGAACCGCGACTACACGGTCGACTGGGTCCACCTCAAACTCAACGACAGGGCGCAGCAGACCATCCTCTGCAAGGACCCCTTCGCCTCCGTCGACGAGCGGGTCGAGGCACTCCTGCAGCAGTTGTGACGGCGACGGCGGCGGCCCGCAGCCCTGCCGCAGCCCTGCCCGTCACCCTCCTGACAGGGTGCTGACAGGGCGCTGACAGGGTGCTGACGCGGAGTTGGCAGGAGATTCACAGGAGCAAGCGCACCCCTGATGCCGTTAGGCTGGTCGGGGCCCATCGTTCCACGGGCACCCTGGACCGGACACCGAACCGAAAGTAGCTTCGTGCGAAAAGTACTCACAACCTCCCTTGCGCTCACGCTGGTCCTGTCAGCCTGTGGCGGGCCCACGACGGACGACCTGACGGGGGACTCGTCGGGGGATTCGTCCGGGACATCGGCCGGCGCCGCCGAGGTCTTCGACACCGTCACCGTCAGCGGAGGCTCCGACGAGGAGGCGCCGACCGTCGAGTTCGAAGCCCCGCTGGAGATCACCGGCGTGGCCGCGAAGACCCTGGAGGACGGCGACGGCGACGAGGTCGAGGCCGGGGAGCAGATCCGCTACCACCTCGTCTCGCTGAACGCCGAGGACGGCGAGGCGCTCGGGGACACCTACAGCCAGGGCGACCCTCAGGTCCTCCCGGTCGACGACATGCTGAAGGAACAGGACGCCGAGCTCTACGAGGTCCTGACCGGTTCGAAGGTCGGCGCGCAGGTCGGGTACACGCGTCCCGCACCGGAAGCCGCGGAGGGCCAGCAGGCCACCCCGGAGCAGCTGATCGTCCTGAAGGTCATCTCGGCCGAGCAGCCCCCGCCCGAGCCCGAGGTACTCTCGCCCGAGGAGGTCGAGAAGCTCGACGAGGAGGGCAAGCTGCCCACGTTCACCTTCGGGGAGGACGGCGCGCCCGCGGTCACCATCCCCGAGAACGAGCCCTCCGAGGACCTCGTCGTGAAGGTCCTCAAGGAGGGCACGGGCGAGGAGGTCGCCGAGTCGGACACCATTACCGCCAAGTACAGCGGATGGCGCTGGGAGGACGGCGAGCAGTTCGACTCCAGCTACGAGCGCGGCGAGCCCGCCGAATTCCCGCTGAACCAGGTCATCACGGGCTGGACCAAGGGCCTCGCCGGCCAGAAGGTCGGTTCCCAGGTGCTCCTGGTCATCCCCGAGCCGTGGGCCTACCCCAACGCGAGCGAGGGCCAGCCCTCCGGTACCCTCGTGTTCTTCGTCGAGATCACCGGCAAGACCGCCGCCGAGTAGCGACGGCCCGCCCAGCACCCACCCACCGCACCCAAGGAGTATCCATGTCATTCGGACACCGCGAATTCGACCGGCAGAAGCCGGAGATCGACTTCCCCGCCCACGACGTCCCCACCGACCTCGTCATCGAGGACATCATCACGGGCACCGGCGACGAGGCGAAGCCGGGCAACACCGTCTCCACCCACTACGTGGGTGTCGCCTTCTCCACGGGCGAGGAATTCGACGCCTCCTGGAACCGGGGCACCCCGCTCGACTTCAAGGTCGGCGTCGGCCAGGTCATCCAGGGCTGGGACCAGGGACTCCTCGGCATGAAGGTCGGCGGCCGCCGACGTCTCGAGATCCCGTCCCACCTCGCCTATGGCGCGAGCGGCGCGGGCTCGGCGATCGGCCCCAACGAGGCACTGATCTTCGTCGTCGACCTCCTCGGGGTCCGCTAGCACCACCCCGGCAACCGCGGATCCGCGGCCGCCCCGGGCACCACCACACGGAAGGGACGTACGTCGACCACGGTCGGTGTGCGTCCCTTCCGCCGCTCCCGTGAAGGTAGGGTTTCACCGTGTCCGCAAAACGTACCGAACGCCTCCTCACCCTCGTGATCATGCTCCTGTCGAGCCGCCGCGGGTTCACGAAGGAGGAACTGTTCGAGGAGATCGACCTGTACCGCGAGGCGACGTCGGTCGCGGCACGTGAGAAGCTCTTCGACCGCGACAAGGCCGCCTTGCGCGAGCAGGGCATCCCGCTGGAGGCCTTCAGCGAGGACGCCCTGTTCGACAACGACAACACCGTGCAGCGGTACCGGATCAGCGCCGAGGACTACCGGCTCGGCGGCGTGACCTTCCTTCCCGAGGAGTACGCGGTCCTCAACCTCGCCGCCGGGGTCTGGGACCAGGGCTCTCTCGACTCCGCGGCGTCCACGGCCCTGCGGAAGCTCAGCTCCCGCAGCATCGGCGGCGGCGTCGAACTCACGCCGCTCATCCAGCCGCGCATCACCACGGATGCGCCCTACTGGGACACTGTGTGGCAGGCCCTGACCTCCCGCACCCCGCTCCGGTTCCCGTACCGGGCCGCGAGCACGGGCCGTGAGGAGACCCGCACGGTGCATCCCTGGGGCATGGGCGCGCGCTTCGGCCACTGGTACGTGGTCGGCTTCGACACCACGCGCAAGGCCGAACGGTTCTTCCGCCTCTCGCGGATGACCGGCGAGCCCGTCATCCTGCAGGGGACGTTCGAGGTCCCGCCGTCCTTCGACATGAACCAGACGCTCTCCTCGCTGTCCCGCAGCGAGCCCGACCGGACCGCCGTCATCGCGGCGCGTCCCGGCTCCTGCCAGGTGTTGCGCGTCCGCAAGGACACCGAGATGGTGCAGGCGGGGGAGGAGTGGGACGTCCTCCGGGTGCCGTACGCGGCATCGAGCCCCATGGCCGCGACCATCGCGGGGCTGGGCGTCAATGCGAGGGTCGAGGAGCCGCAGGAGCTGGCCGCCGAGGTTGTCCGGCTCCTCGACGGCGCCCACCGGGCGGCCCTCGCCGCGCCCGAGCACCTCGAGATCACCGGCAGCGCCCGCCCCGCACCCCGGCGCAAGTCCTCCTCCCAGGATCACCTGCTGCGCCTGCTCGACCTCGTCCCGTACCTCCTGGCGAACCCGGGGGCCGAGGTGGCGGAGACGGCACGCAGGTTCGACGTGACCGAGAGCCAGCTCACCAAGGACCTCGACCTGCTGTTCGTCAGCGGGCCGCGCCACTACCCGGACGGGCTGATGGACGTGAACATCGAGGACGACCGCATCTACCTCACCAACGCGCGCGACCTCGCGGAGCCCGTGAAGCTCAGCATGGACGAGGCGTGCTCCCTGATCGTGGGGCTGCAGGCCCTCCGGGAGCTTCCCGGCATGAGGAACAACGAGGCGATCGTCAGCGCCCAGACCAAGCTGACCGCCGCGACCGGCGACGCGGCGCGTATCGGGACCGCCCTGGCGACCAAGCTCACGGAGGACGACGTCGACCCGACGCTCGAGGTGCTGCAGGCCGCCCTGCACTCGAACGTGCGCGTGGACGTGGACTACTTCGTGCCCACGCGCGACGAGATCACGCACCGCCTCCTCGAACCGGTCCGCATCTTCCTGCACCAGGACACGTGGTACCTGGAGGCCTGGAGCGTGGACTCCGACGGACTGAGGAACTTCCGGTTGGACCGCATCCAGCGGGCAACCCTGACGGAGCAGCCCGCCACCGCGGATTTGGACAAGGAGTTCCTCGCCCGCGACCGGCGGAGCGTCGCGCCCTACCGGTCCGGGGATGCCGATCTCGCCGTCACGCTCCTGCTCGAACCGCGGGCCCGCTGGATCGCGGCCCAGTACAACGCCGACGCCGTGCAGGAGCTCGGCGAGGACCGCCTGGCCGCCCGCCTCAAGGTGGCGTCCAGCACCTGGATCCCGGGCCTCGTCGCGGGCCTCGGAGGATCGGCGGCGGTCATCGCTCCGGCGGAACTGCGCCAGGAGACCCTCCGCTGGCTCGAAGCAGCCCGCGCGCACCAGGCACTGGCCTAGACTGGGATTATGTTCTGGTGGATGTGGATCGTGCTGTGGGTTGCGCTGGTGGCGGTCAGCGTCATCTTCCTCGCCGTCGTCGGCTTCCGCGTCTTCCGCCGCGGAATGCGAACACTCGGTGAATTCGGGGAGGCCATGGACCGTCTCCAGGTCGACGCACCCCCTGCCGACGCCGTCGACGAGGGCACGGGAGCAGCCCGCCCGGGAGCGCCCGGCATCCCCGTCCCGGCCGTCTTCTCAGCCCCCGAGGCGGTCCGCGCCGCCCGGGACCTGGCCAGGACCCGCCGCATCGACGACCGGCGCGCGCGCCGCGTCGCCAAGCGGGCCGAACGCGAACAGCCGCAGCTGCTGCACGACATGCCCCACCTGTGAACTAAACTCGAGGGCGAACCAACGAGAGGAATTGGGCATGAAGCTCGAAGGCTGGCATATCGTCATCATCATCGTTCTTGCGATCGTCCTGTTCGGTGCGCCGAAGCTGCCCGGGCTGGCCCGGAGTGTGGGACAGTCGCTGCGGATCTTCAAGTCCGAGGTGAAGCAGATGAAGGACGAGAACAACACGGGTGAGGCCGGGACGGATCCCGTGGAGGGCCGGGTGGTGAACACCCCGGCACCGCAGGCGTACACCCCCACCTACCAGGCGCCTGCCCAGCACCCCGTCCCGCCGCAGGGTCCGGCGCAGCCCCACGCCGGCGCCCCGTCCGCAACCCCGTCGCCGGAGGCCCGGGTTCCCGGTGCCGACGGTCACGGTCATGCGGGTCCGTCGCAGCAGAGCGGTAGCCCGCACCCCGGTCAGTAGGCAGGATCTTCTTTCGTGTCACCCGCATCGGCGCGCAAGCGCGGCAGGAAGGCCAACCCCGAGGGGCGGATGGCCCTGAAGGAGCACCTGCGCGAGGCCCGTAACCGGCTGTTCAAGTCCGCGATCGCGGTGATCGCCGCGACGGTGCTGGGTTTCTTCGTGTACGAGCCGGTGCTGCGCGCCCTGGCCGCCCCGATCATCGCG
This window contains:
- the prcB gene encoding proteasome subunit beta; the protein is MLPDDAAAAVPRAASTSFADYLGAHHPGMLPSNRTLGPVTATSDASHLAPHATTIVSLTFPGGVLMAGDRRATMGNVIASRHIEKVFPADHSSVLGIAGSAGIGVDLARLFQVELEHYEKIEATMMSLDGKANRLAAMVRQNLPMAMQGLAVVPLFAGFDTDRHLGRLFSFDVTGGRYEEHEHHSVGSGSVFARGALKKLWNPRLDEASAVRVAVEALYDAADDDSATGGPDTVRGLWPVVYVVDAAGTRRVPERDLEAVAHTIIDARSSAGREA
- a CDS encoding FKBP-type peptidyl-prolyl cis-trans isomerase, giving the protein MRKVLTTSLALTLVLSACGGPTTDDLTGDSSGDSSGTSAGAAEVFDTVTVSGGSDEEAPTVEFEAPLEITGVAAKTLEDGDGDEVEAGEQIRYHLVSLNAEDGEALGDTYSQGDPQVLPVDDMLKEQDAELYEVLTGSKVGAQVGYTRPAPEAAEGQQATPEQLIVLKVISAEQPPPEPEVLSPEEVEKLDEEGKLPTFTFGEDGAPAVTIPENEPSEDLVVKVLKEGTGEEVAESDTITAKYSGWRWEDGEQFDSSYERGEPAEFPLNQVITGWTKGLAGQKVGSQVLLVIPEPWAYPNASEGQPSGTLVFFVEITGKTAAE
- a CDS encoding helix-turn-helix transcriptional regulator, with product MSAKRTERLLTLVIMLLSSRRGFTKEELFEEIDLYREATSVAAREKLFDRDKAALREQGIPLEAFSEDALFDNDNTVQRYRISAEDYRLGGVTFLPEEYAVLNLAAGVWDQGSLDSAASTALRKLSSRSIGGGVELTPLIQPRITTDAPYWDTVWQALTSRTPLRFPYRAASTGREETRTVHPWGMGARFGHWYVVGFDTTRKAERFFRLSRMTGEPVILQGTFEVPPSFDMNQTLSSLSRSEPDRTAVIAARPGSCQVLRVRKDTEMVQAGEEWDVLRVPYAASSPMAATIAGLGVNARVEEPQELAAEVVRLLDGAHRAALAAPEHLEITGSARPAPRRKSSSQDHLLRLLDLVPYLLANPGAEVAETARRFDVTESQLTKDLDLLFVSGPRHYPDGLMDVNIEDDRIYLTNARDLAEPVKLSMDEACSLIVGLQALRELPGMRNNEAIVSAQTKLTAATGDAARIGTALATKLTEDDVDPTLEVLQAALHSNVRVDVDYFVPTRDEITHRLLEPVRIFLHQDTWYLEAWSVDSDGLRNFRLDRIQRATLTEQPATADLDKEFLARDRRSVAPYRSGDADLAVTLLLEPRARWIAAQYNADAVQELGEDRLAARLKVASSTWIPGLVAGLGGSAAVIAPAELRQETLRWLEAARAHQALA
- a CDS encoding FKBP-type peptidyl-prolyl cis-trans isomerase, producing MSFGHREFDRQKPEIDFPAHDVPTDLVIEDIITGTGDEAKPGNTVSTHYVGVAFSTGEEFDASWNRGTPLDFKVGVGQVIQGWDQGLLGMKVGGRRRLEIPSHLAYGASGAGSAIGPNEALIFVVDLLGVR
- the pafA gene encoding Pup--protein ligase; protein product: MDRRIFGVETEFGISYSGPNSRPLSPEEVARYLFRKVVSWGRSSNVFLTNGSRLYLDVGSHPEYATAECDDLAQLVAHDRAGELILEDLVSEAQRKLAQEGYDGRIYLFKNNTDSAGNSYGSHENYLIPRKLEFARLADILIPFLVTRQLLVGAGKVLKTQTGSIYAFSQRADHLWEGISSATTRSRPIINTRDEPHADAEHYRRLHVIAGDSNMSETTTLLKIGSVDLLLRMVEAGELMRDYRLENPIRSIREISHDLTGGQLLKLANGRHMTALEMQREYLAKATAFVQQHGAHNQHVPAILDLWERVLDAVETGNTAHIDREVDWAIKKKLIDRYLARSGEDLDSAKAAQLDLTYHDISRTRGLFFLLQARGEAARVIEETAVKEAVDVPPQTTRARLRGEFVRRAKEANRDYTVDWVHLKLNDRAQQTILCKDPFASVDERVEALLQQL
- the prcA gene encoding proteasome subunit alpha, giving the protein MTQQFYVSPEQLMKDRADFARKGISRGRSVVVISCRDGIALVAQNPSPSLHKLGEIYDRIAFAAVGKYNEFESLRQAGVRYADVRGYSYAREDVTARGLASVYAQSLGAVFTAESKPFEVELVVAEVGRSQDTDHLYRLTFDGSIADEAGFVVMGGAADAVVGALRGTWSADVGLTDGVRAAARALASAAPPAADGDRPGAPALDPSVLEVAFLERDPDTLRGSHRAFRRIGGPELETMLQGGQDS
- the tatA gene encoding Sec-independent protein translocase subunit TatA, whose protein sequence is MKLEGWHIVIIIVLAIVLFGAPKLPGLARSVGQSLRIFKSEVKQMKDENNTGEAGTDPVEGRVVNTPAPQAYTPTYQAPAQHPVPPQGPAQPHAGAPSATPSPEARVPGADGHGHAGPSQQSGSPHPGQ